The Silene latifolia isolate original U9 population chromosome X, ASM4854445v1, whole genome shotgun sequence genome contains the following window.
CTCGATCCTTAGAAAATGCCATATGAAGCTGAACCCCCTGAAATGCACTTTTGGAGTCTCCTATGAAAAATTACTGGGGTACTTGGTGACGTAAAGAGGGATATAGGCCAGAATAGAGCAAATTAAAGCAGTACTTCAGTTAGAATCTCCTTAGAAACCAAAGGACGTGCAGAGGCTCACAGGTCGGGTAGCAGCCCTAAAACAGTTCATATAAAGATCCTCAGACAGGTGCCGATATTCTATAACATCCTGAGGATGAGCCAGAAGTTTGAGTTGACGCAGGAGCATGAAAAGGCGTTTAGGGAGCTCAAGCAATACCTGAGCACCCCTCCTCTTCTCTCCAAGCCAGAACAGAGAGAACCGCTGTACTTGTATCTATCAGTGACAGAGGCGGCTGTAAGCGCTGTACTGGTACGAGAGCACGAGGGTATGCAGAAACCagtatactatataagcaagtctCTGTTACCTTCAGAGACCAAGTACACATCTCTAGAAAAactcgttttagcacttgttactgcttcgtacaaattgcgtccctatttcgagtcacatacaatttcagtcgtgaccaactaccccctAAGAACCATAATGAGGAAACCCGAACTGTCAGGGAGAATGGTTAAGTGGTATGTCCACCTGAGTGGGTACGACCTGAAATTTGAACCTTGAGCAGCCATAAAGTTCCAAGCCCTAGctgactttgtgtcagactttaGTCCCACCCTTCAATAACAACCCGACAGTGAAATCTTGACCCGGAGTGAGGCTAAAGGGAAGCAGGTATGGGAGTTACATGTTGATGGGGCATCTAATACGAAAGGAGTAGGGGTAGGGCCGGTCCTGAAATCACCTCAGGGGGAACAGATAATACAGGCAGTACGGTGTTAGTTCAAAGCAACGAATAACGAGGCTGAATACGAGGCCCTAATCTTAGGACTCCAATTAGCCTTAGAATTGCAAATCAACCACATCAAGGTGTATAGTGACTCCTAACTGATCATAAACCACGTGAATAACGTATACACGGCCAGGGATCCAAAAATGATAGCCTACCTGGAGGTGGCGGAGGAGCTCACACTCCGCTTTGCCTCCTTCCACATCCAGCAGATACCAAGGGATCAGAATGTTGAAGCGGATGCTCTTGCCACCCTTGGAGCAACCTTCACTCCAGGGGCAGTGGGTACTATGCCACTCATACATGTCATGAAACCTGCCATACATCATAATGAACAGTAGAACGCCAGTAAGGCTGCAACCACCGAGTGGACATACGAAGCAGGGATACTGTGTACTGCCACACCCCAAGAAGAGACTGATTATTGGCGTAAGCCTTACATTAATTGGCTACGTGATGAGGTATTACCACCTGACCAGAAAGACGCCAAGAGGTTCAAAATGAAATCCTGCAGATTCGTAATCATTGATGGTATCCTATTTAAGAAGTCCTTGGCAGGACCCTATCTTAGGTGCTTGAGCATACAGGTGGCACAGGCAGTAATGTGGAAAAAATTATCCAGTGATCTATACCGGATCGTCCAGAGGTTCGAGGAGTCCACCAGGGATTATCTCGCCAGATTCAATGTGGAAAAAATATCTATCCCTAGGTGCGAACCTAAAACAGCAGTCAACGCCTTTAGAAGGGGACTGCATCGCGACTCTGATTTGTATAAGGATCTCACCAAGCATCCATGTGCCACCTTTGAGGAAGTCAAGCAaatggcagaggctacttaccTAGAAGAGGATGAGGATAAAAGGGACCTGTATGGAACAGAGTCGTCCAGCAGAAAAATCACAAcagagaaaaagaatgaaagagctAAACCCTACAGCAAGAACATAGTGAACAAAGTCTCAGGAGAAACAGAGAGCACCGAGGCTCCACCTAAGCTCAGCGAGTATGGGTTCACCACTGGACTTGTCGGGGTAATGAAGGCAATCAGGGAGCTAGGGCAGAGGGCCAGGTGGCCCAAGAAGCCTACCCCCAGAGAGAACGACAGAAGAGATGCCAGCAAAAGGTGTGAATACCACAACGATATTGGCCACAATACAGAAGATTGTGTAGTACTACGAAAGGAAGTGAAGCACCTCTACAGTGCTGGATGCTTGGATCACCTGCTCCCCAAGGGGGATCAATATGGAAAGGTCAATACTGCTGACCAGGCCCAACCATCCCCACCTCCATCTTACTCAAAGGCCGTGAGCGTCATCACAGGGAGTTCGGAGATATGTGGTCTCACTTATTCAGCAGCAAAGCGCCATGCAACCGAGACTAAAGGAGATAAACCAGAGTTCTCCCTCAGGGTCAGCAGACAAGATCTACCAGCAATCTCATTTGACGAGGCAGACGTACCTGATGAGGCAGAACACCACCATGACGCCTTGATCATTACCCTTTCTATAGGGAATTACCTTGTTAAAAAGatattggtagatacaggaagctctgtGAATCTGATAATGCTGGAAACCTTGAAGAACATGGGGTTTAGCAAGAAAGACCTGGTGCAGAAGGCAGTACCCTTGGTAGGCTTCAGGGGAAAAACTAAATAGTCCCTTGGAGAAATAGTGATACCTACCTTTGCAGGGGGTATGAACAAACAGGTAGGGTACTTGGTCATTGATGGTCCGTCAACTTATAACGTGATAATTAGCAGGCCTTAGATCCATTAAATGAAAGCGGTACCATCAACGTACCATCAGAGCCTGAAGTTCCCTACACCCTAGGGGGTACAAGAGATACGGGGAGATCAAAATGTAGCTCGGGATTGCTACAAGAACGCTCTGAAACCCACTACAGCTGgtccagcatagcaattacagaaactGTGCATCCAGATGGAGTATATCGCACCTCCCCAGGAGGAACTTGACGAAGTAAACCTGGACCAACAGTTTCCAGCAAGAATAGTGCTGGTGGGAGCTGATTGTGCACGTAACATCCGTGAGCAGATAATTGAATTTCTACgtactaacatggattgtttcgccTGGTCCCATAGCGACATGATTGGCATAGATCCAAGTGTAATTACGCACCGGTTAAATGTAGACCCCAGCTTTCCTCCAGTCCAGCAGAAAAGGTGGAAATTCGCTCCTGAAAGGAACGAGGTGATAAACCAGGAGGTAGACAACCTCCTGGCAGCAGGCAAGATCAGGGAAGTTAACTACCCAAAATGGCTCTCAAATGTTGTGGTTGTACCAAAGAAGAACaacaagtggagagtatgtgttgaTTTCATAGATCTtaacaaagcttgcccaaaagaCCAGTTCCTCCTACCGAACATTGATTCCATGGTAGACGCTACAGAAGGGGATGAGCTACTTACCTTCCTTGACGCCTAGAGtgggtacaaccagataaaaatggACCCTAAGGATCAGGAGAAAACAGCCTTATGATCTGACAGAGGCTTGTACTGCTACAATGTGATGCCCTATAGCCTCAAGAATGCTGGTTCCACCTATCAGCGCCTGGTGAACAGAATGTTCAAGGAGGAGATAGGGAGAAcaatggaagtctacattgacgatatggtagtcaaatCCGAGAAGGCAGAACAACATATGTCCCACCTGGAGAATACCTTCTCGATCCTTAGAAAATGCCATATGAAGCTGAACCCCCTGAAATCCACTTTTGGAGTCTCCTCTGGAAAATTCCTGGGGTACTTGGTGACGTAAAGAGGGATATAGGCCAGCACAGAGCAAATCAAAGCAGTACTTCAGTTAGAATCTCCTCAAAAACCAAAGGACGTACAGAGGCACACAGGTCGGGTAGCAGCCCTAAAACGGTTCATATAAAGATCCTCAGACAGGTGCCGATTGTTCTACAACATCCCGAGGTagagccagaagtttgagtggatGCAGGAGCATAAAAAGGCGTTTAGGGAGCTCAAGCAATACCTGAGCACCCCTCCTCTTCTCTCCAAGCCAGAACAGAGAGAACCGCTGTACTTGTATCTATCAGTGACAGAGGCGATTGTAAGCGCTGTACTGGTACGAGAGCACGAAGGTATGCAGAAACCagtatactatataagcaagtctATGTTACCTTCAGAGACCAAGTACACATCTCTAGAAAAactcgttttagcacttgttactgcttcgtacaaattgcgtccctatttcgagtcacatacaatttcagtcgtgaccaactaccccctAAGAACCATAATGAGGAAACCCGAACTGTCAGGGAGAATGGTTAAGTGGTATGTCCACCTGAGTGGGTACGACCTGAAATTTGAACCCTGAGCAGCCATAAAGTCCCAAGCCCTAGctgactttgtgtcagactttaCTCCCACCCTTCAAGAACAACCCACATCGAAATATTGACCCTAAGTGAGGCTTAAGGGAAGCAGGTATGGGAGTTACatgttgatggggcatccaatacGAAGGGAGCAGGGGTACGGTCGGTCCTGAAATCACCTCAGGGGTAACAGATAATACAGGCAGTACGGTTTGAGTTCAAAGCAACGAGTAACGAGGCTGAATACGAGGCCCTAATCTTAGGAATCCAATTAGCCTTAGAATTGCAAATCAACCGCATCGAGGTGTATAGTGACTCCTAACTGATCGTAAACCACGTGAATAACGTATACACGGTCAGGGATCCAAAAATGATAGCCTACCTGGAGGTGGCGGAGGAGCTCACACTCCGCTTTGCCTCCTTCCACATCCAGCAGATACCAAGGGATCAGAATGTTGAAGCGGATGCTCTTGCCACCCTTGGAGCAACCTTCACTCCAGGGACAGTGGTTACTATGCCATTCATACATGTCATGAAACCTGCCATACGTCATAATGAACAGTAGAATGCCAGTAAGGCTGCAACCACCCAGTGGACATACGAAGCAGGGATACTGTGTACTGCCACACCCCAAGAATAGACTGATGATTGGCGTAAGCCTTACATTAATTGGCTATATGATGAGGTATTACCACATGACCAGAAAGACGCCAGGAGCTTCAAAATGAAATCCTCCAGATTCGTAATCATTGATGGTATCCTATTTAGGAAGTCCTTGGCAGGACCCTGTGTAAGGTGCTTGAGCATACATGAGGCCAGGCAGTAATGTGGAAAAAATTATCCAGTAATCTATACCGGATCGTCCTGAGGTTCGAGGAGTCCACCAGGGATTATCTCGCCAGATTCAATGTGGAAAAAATATCTATTCCTAGGTGCGACCCTACAACGGCAGTTAACGCCTTTAGAAGGGGACTGCATCGTGACTCTGATTTGTACAAGGATCTCACCAAGCATCCATGTGCCACCTTTGAGGAAGTCAAGCAAATGGAAGAGGCTACTTACttagaggaggatgaggataaAAGGGACCTGTATGGAACAGAGTCGTTCATCAGAAAAATCACAAcagagaaaaagaatgaaagtgcCAAACCCTACAGCAAGAATATAGTGAACAAAGTCTCAGGAGAAACAGAGAGCACCGAGGCTCCACCTAAGCTCAGCGAGTATGGGTTCACCACTGGACTTGTCGGGGTAATGAAGGCAATCAGGGAGCTAGGGCAGAGGGCCAGGTGGCCTAAGAAGCCTACCCCTAGGGAGAACGACAGAAGAGATGCCAGCAAAAGTTGTGAATACCACAACGATATTGGCCACAATACAGAAGATTGTGTAGTACTACGAAAGGAAGTGAAGCACCTCTATAGTGCTGGATGCTTTGATCACCTGCTCCCCAAGGGGGCTAACTATGGAAAAGTCAATACTGCTGACCAGGCCCAACTATCCCCACCTCCACCTTACTCAAAGGTCGTGAGCGTCATCACAGGGGGTTCGGAGATATGTGGTCTCACTTATTCAGCAGCAAAGCGCCATGCAACCGAGACTAAAGGAGATAAACCAGAGTTCTCCCTCAGGGTCAGCAGACAGGATCTACCAGCAATCTCATTCGACGAGGCAGACGTACCTGATGAGGAAGAACATCACCATGACGCCTTGATCATTACCCTTTCTATAGGGAATTGCCTTGTTAAAAAGctattggtagatacaggaagatCTGTGAATCTGATAATGTTGGAAACCTTAAAGaacatggggttcagcgagaaaGACCTGGTGCAGAAGGCAGTACCCTTGGTAGGCTTCAGGGGAAAAAGTAAACAGTCCCTTGGAGAAATAGTGATACCTACCTTTGCAGGGGGTATGAACAAACAGGTAGGGTACTTGGTCATTGATGGTCCGTCAACTTATAACGTGATAATTAGCAGGCCTTAGATCCATTAAATGAAAGCGGTACCATCAACGTACCATCAGAGCCTGAAGTTCCCTACACCCTAGGGGGTACAAGAGATACGGGGAGATCAAAATGTAGCTCGGGATTGCTACAAGAACGCTCTGAAACCTACTACAGTTGgtccagcatagcaattacagaaactGTGCATCCAGATGGAGTATATCGCACCTCCCCAGGAGTAACTTGATGAAGTAAACCTGGACCCACAGTTTCCAGCAAGAACAGTGCTGGTGGGAGCTGATTGTGCACGTAACATCCGTTTGCAGATAATTGAAATTCTTCgtactaacatggattgtttcgccTGGTCCCATAGCGACATGATTGGCATAGATCCAAGTGTAATTACACACCGGTTAAATGTAGACCCCAGCTTTCCTCCAGTCTAGCAGAAAAGGCGGAAATTCGCTCCTGTAAGGAACGAGGTGATAAACCAGGAGGTAGACAACCTCCTGGCAGCAGGCAAGATCAGGGAAGTTAACTACCCAAAATGGCTCTCAAATGTTGTGGTTGTACCAAATAAGAACaacaagtggagagtatgtgttgaTTTCATAGATCTtaacaaagcttgcccaaaaAACCCGTTCCCCTACCGTACATTAATTCCATGGTAGACGCTACAGAAGGACATGAGCTACTTACCTTCCTTGACGCCTGGAGtgggtacaaccagataaaaatggATCCTAAGGATCAGGAGAAAACAGCCTTATGATCTGACAGAGGCTTGTACTGTTACAATGTGATGCCCTTTGGCCTCACGAATGCTGGTTCCACCTATCAGCGCCTGGTGAACAGAATGTTCAAAGAGAAGATAAGGAGAACAATGGAagttgttaggcctggaaatccgcagacacccctgatcagtatctcatctcaACCTGACTGTCAGGGTGTCAGGccatcagggcacatgaagataggcgccaggccatggagaggacaacggtcaaaatatcaggacgatatcagaccagATACGCGTATTATGAAAAGATTATGTACGCAACATTGAAtgagaagatctcgcagtaaatgcagtaattaagggaggaatattagCAATTATTATAcgcaataatggagaataatccgcattcaatatagcatcaagcagccgttcaagacTAGAGCTTATATAAGGAGCACTTAGAAGACATTGGAGACACATCAATCTTACACAAGAAAAAGCATACGTCCacatatacttagagaaatattaACATTGTTATTATCGTACAATTATTCCTCCAATTAcgtagtgaaatcctctcctggcttggtgcccgtggttttttcccattcaagggttttccacgtacaaaattctttgtctcattattgttattgttatttcgtttaAAGCTTTATATTcaaccctgacgacctgaccagtagactatctagagctagttaaccttacacaactctaccttgacctgatttcgccttgcgcaaaatccacacaaaataattggcacccaccgtggggcatctagctctttaaatctttTTTTCTTACCTCACAAAAATTcgaaaatcctacaaaaatggcccagcccaCCGTTGAAGAACGATTGCACGCATCTCTCCAGCAAATCgttgagttggaaagcttgaaagaaaaagtagcccaaactgaggCATAAATCCTGCAATTCAGAGAATCTGAGTCATCTCTAAAattaaaattagaaaaaaaatcaAGGAGCAGGCTccagattccaaccaggaaccccatttgcatcaatcattaaAAATATCGACTTTTCCAGTTTTGGAAGCCCAAGTGTTTCTAAATCCattaatgttgatggtgatgatgaaccaaaaaCTGATAAGGAACAACCTGATGAAATTgtagcagccatcatgatggcagtggttcaggagatcaagaaactcaatgaaaaatttgataagatacctggagtacctgctagcatggaagaagctgctcCTGATagttatgctgattcgccttttatagacgaaatagcaaaggtAGATCTACCAAAGAAGTTTATAgtcccatccatgagggtctatgatggaaccacggatccacaaaatcacgtggctctttataaacaaaaaatgttggctgcatTTATCCCCAGCGAATTCagacaagtctgcatgtgcaagggatttggaacgaccctgactagccctgccctgcaatggtacatcaacctgccaaatgggagcatccattccttcgccAACCTGATTAGCAGCTTCAACCAACAgtttgcaagtagcagggagttggagaaacgatccagtgacctttatcGAGTTACACAAAaccctgatgaaactctcaggacagtCCTggcaagattcaacaaggaaaaagtatctatacccagttgtgacgttggaacagcagtggaggcattcaggcatGGATTGCTACCATACAATGACTTGTAcaatgtgttggaatatgtgtcctccgacaataatgcgatcacgactgttgatcatgatgatcacatgtttaagtctcattataaagaatacaattgggaagtaatatttttactgtcaactgatcaacatatatcggtaatgattgtgactagagtttgacattctgctgtcgatgcgacggtggtgatcgttgatcccctaggtcatacctatagggcaacactcttaattgatcatttaattaatcgtataacgttacgagttaattaaattacttgaaaattgacggacgattttggaagtaaaatttacgtatcgcattggaatttaattaaatgagatacggtctgagtaatcgaattgtatcattactcagatgaaattattgtttaaggaaacaattgaaattgaatgaattactataaatacaaattgttgtgatttataattggtaaaatattttggtacaagtaattatgaattactaagtcgatttttgtatatgacgtaattttaatacgttgatttttaatatgttaaaaatagatagcaattttatgtgacatgtgacatgtaacatattgacaaattgacaaaaataatatggaatccatgttatctaatgtgccgaaaattagaggaagattaagctaatattatgttgattgtattagtggagggcatgatgattacctactaatctagccatgcaaccctattgtgcattgtgaagacaaataagtgcatgcattggctccccttccCCTCCTCTTGTCCGGTTTTTCTTCAAGGAAAAACAAgtggtttttgccttatattattCATTATCATATACATAACATTTTAGTtgttgtattattattcattcatcaaaaattaagaattttagaaagataaaatacttcctcttctctcctctctcaaccggttttgggagattaaaaaccaaattattttgggtcatttttctacaaaaattaatattgtctagtattcatagtattaattttaattaagagtgtgctttgggtataattcctgggagagatcctacacttgggtctttgttcatccaaaaggaaagcacaagaacaagagagaaaggtgatctctcttgtgcccatattaaccaaaaatccaatgtaagaacaatgtttcttctttattttgtttaatagtttgcatgcataagatcattctttaattttatgacaaattaaattaaaacatatatgaatatgtaagtatatagatctacttttctatcaatcggtatcagagagccatggttgtttgcatgcaaatcggttaaaagtttttccgagttataagaataacatataaaacttgaataatttgt
Protein-coding sequences here:
- the LOC141620665 gene encoding uncharacterized protein LOC141620665 — its product is MWKKLSSNLYRIVLRFEESTRDYLARFNVEKISIPRCDPTTAVNAFRRGLHRDSDLYKDLTKHPCATFEEVKQMEEATYLEEDEDKRDLYGTESFIRKITTEKKNESAKPYSKNIVNKVSGETESTEAPPKLSEYGFTTGLVGVMKAIRELGQRARWPKKPTPRENDRRDASKSCEYHNDIGHNTEDCVVLRKEVKHLYSAGCFDHLLPKGANYGKVNTADQAQLSPPPPYSKVVSVITGGSEICGLTYSAAKRHATETKGDKPEFSLRVSRQDLPAISFDEADVPDEEEHHHDALIITLSIGNCLVKKLLVDTGRSVNLIMLETLKNMGFSEKDLVQKAVPLVGFRGKSKQSLGEIVIPTFAGGMNKQVGYLVIDGPSTYNVIISRP